Within Mustela lutreola isolate mMusLut2 chromosome 10, mMusLut2.pri, whole genome shotgun sequence, the genomic segment TGGGTTTTCATTTGCTCACTCAAGGCAACTGGGGATGCAAATGCTTCTAATTGTGTGGTTCCAACACTCCCTGCTTGTGGCTAGGCACAGGCAGGCCTCCCCTGGTGTGAACAGCTAAGGAGCTGTGTGCACGTGGAATTGTCCTTCTGGGTTAGGCCTGAGATCCAACAAGGCCTCGCCTGCCCGAGGCCTCCCAGGCagatgggcagggagagggagcaggagtaTTGGTCCAGTGCAGGAAAGATTACAGGAGATGCAGCCCAGGGGAGCCCATCAGGCACACCGTAAATAAGCTCTTCCAGCCTCGATTTCCCCGTGTCCTGTGATAAAGCACATATGAAGTCAAGCAGAGTCACAGCCTCTCCTTTTAAGGAAACAGACATGAGACAGCTGTGAGTCTGGCTGTGGTGTCCTGGTGATCCTGGGCCCTCCTGGTCCCTCTGCGGCTGGAGGCAGACAGAGCTTCCCAGCATCCCACAGCCCGAGAAGCATTTGTTCCATGCCGTCGCCTGCCCTAGAGACTTCTATGTGTCGCCCATTTGACCTCACAACCATTCCTTGGGGGAAAGGGCTTGCCATTGTCATTGCACAAATGGGGAAAGAAGGGCCCAGAAGAATTCAGGGCTTTGTCTAAAGTTACACCGCAAATGagcggcagagctgggactgaaaTCTGGCTCTGGGACTCCCAAGTCCACTGCGCCACTGCTGTGTCATTGCTCACGGTCCCTGTGAGTGGAcagacaataataataacaagaataACTACAACAGCAGGACTCACTCCCTTCAGGCCCCATGGGAAACACTTGCACGCGCCATCCCATTCAATCCTCACCACTTTggcaagaaagggaaattaatgtCTAAGTGGCAAAGTCAGGGTTCAGGGAGAACAGGGATGCAGGCATGGGCCCACGGAGAGGACCGCTGCCTTCCTAGGAGCCTGAGCCAGCGCTGGGTGGTAAAGGAGGGAGCAAGTAAAATTTGACTTCCTTTCAACAAGCCAAGTGGTTTGTCTCCTCACATTACTTCCTCTAACCCGTTATCAGTTGTAAGCACTACTGTgttgtgtggggttttttgtacAAGGGACAAGTGACAAAGCATGCCTGGCGGAAGGAAATCCTTACCTCTTTCCTCTGGCTGGGCTCTGTCTCTTATCTTCCTTCCTCTAGGCTCTGAGGACCCACCACTGGCCAGCACTCCTTAGCTCTTAACCACTCTCAATCccctgaaagcagggacttgtGCGCACGTCCATTATCATAGCCCCTGGGGGCCAGCACAGTgcatatctgttgaatgaatgaattgttcTCTACTGGCCTCATTTGACTCAGTCACCGGGTACCTAGGGTGTGCTAGGCACTTGTTCTTAGGTAAGTGAGCAAAGGACCAGCCTGAAGGAAGTCTCAGTGAGAGTGGGGGCCCAATAAAACTACCAGTACTCCCTTAGATGCTTCTCAGAATGTGGCAGACAATGAATAAATGGCAACTTACCAGGGCCACCATGAAGGAAGGAGCCAAGGTGGGAATACAGAAATAGGAACCACTAGTCGGCCTGGGGAGTCAAAGAAGGCTTTGCTAGTGGCGGATGTGGTATTATTTCAGGCTTGAAGGATGAGGAGTTTGCCTTAACGAGGAGGGGGGAGGAACATTCCATGCAGAGGAACCAGTGTGAGCAAGGGCACGAGGATGTAAAATTACTGCTTACTCTTGGAGCAAGCGACAAGAGATACGCCTTTGGGACCAGGCCTCATATCATGTATTTCCCAGGGGGTGAGGGTGGGTGGCCTCCCAGAGGGACCGAGATATGGAATCATGATgaatgcaaaaaggaaaaaaagcctgAGGTTGGCATTATAATTAATAGGTTCATCCTATTAGGCTTCATATAGATTCACTCTCATGGAGAGACACAGTGCGATTAACCATCTCGGAAAATCCATTTCCAAAAGCATCAAGAGATATCTAGGGCCCAGGTACCAATCACCCCGGGTTTGGGCCATCAGAAAGGAGCACGGTTATCAGCCATCGGGCAGGTCAAGTGCTCTGGGTGTCTCTTGGCACAGAGTACAGCCTTGTGGCTCTGTGCCACAGGACACGGTCCCTCTCCTCCCGGGCCTGGTAGCGAGCCTCCCTGCCTGTACCCTGCCCCCAAATGAAATAGCCCGGCTGGAGCGGGCTGCCAGAGAAGAAGGGGGCTGCTGCAAATCGCTGACTCGAGCGCCACCGGGTTGCTGCCCCGTGCACCACCCGGGGAGGCCCCGGGCTCCAGTGTTTGCCCCTGCTCTCAAACCATTTCCTGCTCAGATTTGGGAATTTTCAGGCCTGGAGGGAAAGTCCCTCGAGAGGagtattagaaagagagagagagagagcgagcgagagagcgagcaccgGATCTGCCTAAAGAGCgcggaagaaaagaaaaggaaaggctcGGTCCGAGCGGGAGCGCGGGAGGGCGGGAGTCAGTGGAGCCCGCGTGCTCTGCTGAGGGCTCCGGAGCTGAGCACAGAAAACAGGGCGACTGGGAGGACCACGGGTAAGACCGgccccgggggcgggggaggggagacggATGAGTGGGGGCTCTGgagtgtgtctgtgtctgggtTTTGTGgcagcgcgcgcgcgcgcgtgcgcgcgtgtctgcgtgtgtgtgtgtatgtgtgtgtgtgtgtgtgtgtgtgtgtgtgtgtgtgtgtgtgtgtgtgtgtttggcgcCTATCCAAGGTGATTTCCCATAAACCACATGTCCCACAAGTCCGCTTAAAAGGCTGTGCCGAGGAGCTGGCCAGTGGAGCCCGGCTGGTGGAAAGTGAAAGTTGCCTGGGTGCTATCGGCGCAGCCGCCCGCTCTCCGCACCCTCCGGACGGCAGCGCGGCCCTCGGCCGGGGAGCAGACTCTGCGGCGGCCAGCGAGCGAGCTAGCGAGGGCGGCCGACGCGCCCGGCCCGGGACCCAGCTGCCCGTATGACCGCGCGGGGCGCCGCCGGGCGCTGCCCTCCCACGGTAAGCGGCGGCCGCGGAGCTGCGGGGGGCCGGCAAGGCTGAGGCGGGAGCGGGCGGCGCGGCGCGGCTCCTTGGAACCCATAACCCTGGCGCGTCGGCCGGCGACGCTCCCCCGCGGAGACCTCGGGCTCCGGTGTCCTTCCCATCTTTGCGTCGCGGCTGCTTGAGGTCCCGGGCGCGCCCCGACTGAGCCCCCTGGCGCCCTGCAGCTGCTCCCGGGGCTGCGGTACTGCCCTGGAAAGGGGACGCTGCTCACCCCATTGCACCGAGGCGCACACTGAGCCACCCGCTGTCAGGAGAGAAGGGTTAGAAGCCAAGGCTCTTTGCCAGCTCTGTGGaagcccctgcctctctctcccctgacCGGACACCGCCAAGAGTCAGGGGCAAAGGCTGGGCGCTGAGTGTGGCGCCTTCGCAGCCGGCATCTTCCCCTCAGGGCCACGCACATGCTTCCAGACCCTGCTTGGGGGGAGTGGGCGCTTTTGGGTGGGGGAAGTTCAGGGGTCAGCCGGCTTACAGAATGCCAAGGCCTGTGCCCAGGAACCTGCTGGCAGAAGGAAGGAGCTGGGCAAGCCTCTACTTGTTCCAGGGAGCGGGCAGGAGCTACTGGGGACTTGGGTGGCTGGATCAAGTCTGTTTGGCAGGGGATGGGACTCCTGAGCTTTCTGGAACTAGTTCTGAACCGTTTCACTGCAAAATCTGGTTCAGTCAGCTGGGGAGATCCTGGTCTtagagggggcagaggaaggtgGAAAGAGGGTTTGGTGGCACAGAACCCTGGGTGTGCTAAGGGCTGCTCAGGGCTGCATGGGGGATGTCTGGACCCAACTGCAGGCACTAGCTGGGGCATCTTCTAGAAAGTGCAGGGTGGCACTGTCAATGATCGATAAGGTGGTCTCTGGGTGGGTTTGCTTCTGGGGAGCCCTAgaggaaaatgggaagagaaacctggctgggagagaagcagacataTTTGGAGGGGAATGGAAAGGAGTTGCAGGTGgggttgagatggaagaggaagagcACATCCATccccagagggaggaagagcccagctgagagagaggaggcaagGCTGGGAGGGGACATCGTGGAGGGGGAGCTGATAGGCAACAAGACAAAGATAAGGGCTGGAGGGAGACCAAAAAGAAGGCTAAGGTGGAGAGAGCAGGGGGCTGGTTTTAGACGGGAGCAGCCAGAGGTCCGGTCCCGCTGAGGTCCCTCCAGGGCCCTTGTTGACAAGGAGGAAGGGACAGGTGATGCTGGTCAGTGGGGCTGAGAGATGTCTGGGCCTGCCGCAAAGGGAAAAGGTGCCTTCGTGGCTCTGCCAGAGGCGGAGGCCTGAAGGTGGGAGGAAGAATGGAGGGGGAGAAGAGCCTGCCCAGCCACATTTGAGCTGAACCAGAGTGTTAACCCTTGGGTGCCCATATGGCTCATCCTCTGAGACAAAACTGGGAccccagaggcaggggtgggggtcctTTTGGGCCACCTTCAAAGTCAGCTTCCCACGTGGTGGCCACAGTATTCCCACACCAGTGCCTGAAACAGCTCTGAAAGCCAGGAGGCATCAAGATCTTGAAGTGCCTGTGGCAAGGTTGTCTTCCTGAGTATCTCTTTTCCCACGGACTCTTTCCTCCATACCATGCAAAACCGGGGGCTCAGAACCTCAGTGGCAGCCAGTCTGGGATGGAGACACACCTTCTGCATGGCCCCATTTCCAGTGGGTCCTGAACTGAAGGTTTCTGCCCAACAGAGCCTGAAGTACCCCCATGGCTGTCCTCCCTCTTCTCTACTCTCCCTCCCCCAGATCAGGCCAGGACCCTCAGCCTTTACTGAATGGCATTGGGCCGTCCCGGGCCTCTGCCCTCCAgacctcccctttcctctctctgctatCAACTTCTCCCCCATTCTCAAGGCCTCACTGAGGCCTCCCCTCTGTGCGCCCTCCCTGGTAGCCCAGCCAGGGCCTCTCCTCTCTGGTAGGAGCTAACAAGCTTTTGGACTTGTAGTTATATGTAAATCAGCATGTCGTTGTTGTAGGCTGTTTCATAGCCTCCTTGTTTTTCCAATGTGCTGTTTATTTGCAGTATTTGTCTCATCATCTGGGTTTCTGAGGCAGAGCCCAGAACCCAGGAAAGTGCcagctctctccccaccctgagagCATTTCCCTGAATCTGGGGACATCAGCTGCCAGGAGGCAACCTTGAgctggggggaagaaggctcaAGAATCCCGCTGCCTCTGGCTGGAGAAGGGGAGATCTGGGCCAGGGAGAGGGTTGAGGGGACCtcggagaggaggagggagagaggaaggaagggggaatgaTGGAGTATCAGGCGCTAGTCCCATCACTCTGAGGGTGAGAAGCTCCCAGGCCAGGTGGGCGCAAAAGGAGGGAGAGATCTCAGAACACTTCCTGGTCATATCAGAGCTGGCCGGCTGGATATAGAGCCTGATGGGGTTCCAAGGGGCAGGGATGGCCTAGAGCTGGCAGGGCTGCCTCTGGTTAAGCAGTTGGGCTcctttggacacacacacacacacacacacagagctccaAAAGGTCTCCAGCATGGGATAAGTTCCCAGTGAAATTGAGTTTGGGGCCCCGGTTTTACCAGTAGCAAAGCCAGACCTGTGTGGAATCAGGTGGGAGGAAGGGCTGGGCCCAGGGGAAATGTCTCCAACTTGAAGTCTGGAGTGGGTGCATGAAAGTGAACCTGAGAAGAGTGGGCAACCCACAAGTTCTCTAGTTTGTGTTTGATGTTGCAGGGACACAGCAATGAGCAGGTGTCAGTCCTGCACTCGAGTATTTGCCCGTGTAATTGAAATTTGGGCAGGTAGGAACACTTCTCAGGTCCTCATGAAAAGTTCAGTGCATTGTCAGGCTTGGCCTGGGTGAATCTGGgcaggcttcttggaggaggtgacgTGTGGGTAGTTGTCAAGGGAGCGCAAGACTGCGCATGCCAGGTAGGAAATCCTGAGAAAGTGGATTTGGGGAACACTGCATCCTGCGGCTTTGTAGTCTGGAGCACTGTGGGTATGAGGTCCTTGTTTTTTCCCTCCTGACAGGGCATGGGGGTTCCTAGGGAGATGGAAAACTGGGAGTAATGATGCGCTGTCTATTATAGACATGGCTGACACCCCTGCTTCTGCTGGTCTGTCCCCTGGTGAGAGGGAGTATTACCGAGGAGGCATCGGAGCACTGTAGTCACATGATTGGGAATGGACACCTGCAATTCCTCCAGCAGCTGGTGAGTACGCGGCCGTGCCTATCTACCTTCTCCCCTCtaggaaaactgaggcaggaGCCAGGGAACAGGGTCCAAGGCAAGGGTTGCAGGCAGAGAAGCACAGCTGTGCAGGCCGTGATTCATGGCTCTACTGATGCTCTCCTCATTGACCTTCTCAGTGTCAGGACCTCTGACCCACACCCAACCCTGAAGCCCTCCATGATTCTGCCTGCAGGTAGTGGAGTGGGTGGGCTTCCAGCTTTTGCCCGAGTTGATGATTGCCTGGAAGGTCACCCCTGGATTCAGAAGGGGTTGGTGAGGCCTGATCTCCCTCAGTGAGAGGAAGCATCTCCAGGGAGCCAGCCCTGTCTGCCTGCTGTGTGCAGGTGTGGGCCCGGACTCCCGGGCTCCCAGACATGCCACTAGCCTGCCATCAGGGCCACAGCCAGATCTGGTGGGAGGGGAAGCTCCTGCCTCATTCCCAGCCCTCCACCTTCCCTTTCCTGGCTCTGGACTGAGGCCTAGGACTGGGAAGTACTGCACACCCAGGCCGTCATGAAGGAGCCTGTGCCTTATTCTAATTGGGCTGGCAGAGAGGTTCCCAATTCCAAATGTGGTTCAGCCAGGCAGAATCAGGTTACCATCATGGCCGCTGTCCTGCTCAGAAGAGAATCTACTATCACTTGGGCCAGCCAGGCAGGGTGGAGTACCACTTGCTGAGGCCGGCTCCGGCTCCGGGGCCCTGAGCTTGGGGCCTGTAGGCTGGGTCTGCTTCCTTTCTTACCTCTACACTTTCCCTCTTGCATGTAGCTACTGCAGCTGTCCCAGCTGGGCCAAGAGCCACAGCATTCTCTGAGGCTTAGAATGCTCTGGGGGCCAAGGAGGGCTTTCAGGACATCTAGCCCCAACCCCTATAGATCCCAAATCCCCAGAGCTTGTCTAGCCTATGCTTGAATTCCTGCCACTATAGGGAGCTCACTACCTGTCATGGAAGGTTAGGCCCTAGATCCTCTTAGAGAGTTTTCCTTATAACTAATGGCTGTTTGCTAGATTTGATGGAGTGGGAGGTGGAAGGAGGAGACTTCTTGTTCTTCTATAGCCCAGCCTGGGCCTGTGGGAGGCCCAAGTCTTTCCCCTTGGCTCTGTCTTTCCCAGCATAGTCGGTGGGGAGGTAGAGGAGGATCAAAACTCCAGTTCTCATTCTTAGGCCAGCTCAGCTGAGCTGCAGACACCCAGCCACCACCGGCCTACTCTCTCTTGCAGATTGATAGTCAGATGGAGACTTCCTGCCAGATTGCCTTTGAGTTTGTAGACCAGGAGCAGTTGGTGAGTTATGGTTATTTACAAGGCCCATGTGCCGGCCCTCTGTGTGCTTCCCAAGGTGGGTATATGTAGGAGCTTGAAGGGAGGAGAAATCCCGTAACTGGGTAGGGGGAGGTTGGGAGGATCGCTGGTGCTCCATCCTGGGGTGCTAGGGTCCAGGGCTGAACAAGGTCCAGGCCTCAAGCCCCCTACAGCCTCCCTTCTCCTGGCCCTGGCACCTGTCAAGGTCttcaatgtgccaggcactttctCATTTTATCCTGACAATTATGTGACATGCTGATCTTGGTTATTGTCCTCAGGGAGGTTAAGGGAGCACAGCTACTGAGTGGTGGAGGCCTGATCTGAACCCAGGCAGGCTGGCTCTAAGGGCCTGAGGCAAACCAATATGACTTCTGGGTCACATGCTTTCCTTAAGGATGTCATTTCCATCCAATAGACAGAGCAGCAGCCAGGGAGTCGGTCCagccctttccctcttcctcctaccccacacccagccagccacCAAGAGCTGCTCATTCGGCCTCCCAGCAGCTCTGGGTTCTGCCCCAGCCTCACCCAATCAGTTGCTTGGACAGTTTCCAGAGTCTCCTAAGAGGCCTTGCTGCTTCTAATGCACTCATCACCCCACCAGTAGGGGGAGCTCTTGGAACTCCAACCTATTATCTTCATTTCTCACTCCCTAACCTGGCAGGGCCCCCTCACTCTAAGAGAAAGCCCAGGTTGGTCAGCTTGGGGTTTACACCGCACAGTCCCACCCACTGCCCTCGTCGCCTGCCTCCTCTGGCCTCCGGGCCTTTGCACAAGCTCTTCCTGTACCTGTGAGGCCTTTCCAACTGCTCCCACCCCATCCCTTGGGCCACATCCGCTCATCTTTGTGCCTCACACAAAATCACTGTGATGTGCCCAGAAGTTGTTCCCATCTCTGAGCTTCTGCTCACCTGACCCATACACACATCTGTCAGAACTGGAGACCACATCAGGGCCCAAAGAATCACCTTAGTATTTCACTCCCTCCTTCACACCTCAACAAGCATAGCAAGTTTCTTCTGCTAGGAATCAATGGGACTAGGTCCTAGGAATACAGAGCCAAAGCCGAATCTCTGTTGAAGCAACTACCATCTCTCAGGGAGACAAAACACTAAGGTTATTCTTTGGGCCCTCAGATGGTCTTTAGTTCTCCTGTGGCCTGGAGGATTAGAAGGAGCCACCTGGTAACGGACTTGTGAAAGCAAgccaaaagagagacagaaacacgGAGCATTCCCCCAGAACGCACCCTACGCATGCGCACCCATTCTGATTAAAGTTTCATCTTCCAGAAATCCGAGGCTATCTCTGATCAGAAGCCCATGCATGTCTTTCCCTCTACCCCAGTTCCTAGCAGTTCCCAGATCCCAGACACAGAGCATGAAAGAGCAGCTGGGGTCAGCGCCCCCCTTCGGACTGGAGTGGCATGGCCCTCCCTCAAGGGCAGGCCCCCTCAGGGCCAGGGGTAGGGTAGGCTGCAGCCCTCGTTCAGCCAGGGATGAGGGCACCCGCCACAGAGCCTGGTGGGTTCCCAGACCACATCAGCCAGACCATAAACTCCAGGTTCTCGTTTTCCAGAAAGATCCTGTGTGCTACCTTACGAAGGCATTTTTCCTGATGCAAGACATCATGGAGGACACCATGCGCTTCAAAGACAATACTCCCAATGCCTACTTCATTGTGAAGCTCCAGGAACTAACTCTGAGGCTTAAGAGCTGCTTCACCAAAGACTATGAAGAGCAGGGCAAGGTAGGAGTGTTCTGGAGCCGGGAGCTTGGAGTGAGAGCAGAGGGCGGCTTTGGTGGTCCCACGCCTGCCCAGATACACAGAGGGTGTTCCCATGTCTCCCCTACTCTCCCCCAATCCTGGGTCATTGCTCACTCACGCTCTCATTCATGGATTCACCCCACACACCTCTGCTAAGGACTTGCCAGGTCGGAGACACAGTGCTAGGCCTTGATGATGTCATCAGTGTTATCGCGAGCAAGAACAGCATGGTTCACACCCTCGTGGGAGGCTGACAACCATTAAACAATGACAAATAAATAGCATTATGAAGCTTGAGGaccgttcattcattcaacaaatagtcaCTGCGTGCCTGTTGCATGCCATTTACTGGTCTGGACACTAGGAAACAGCTGGGatcaaaccagacaaaaaccttCGCATGCAGGGAGCTTACGTCTGGGGGAAGGGATGAGACAGTTAACaaaacatatgagtgaaatatggGGGATGTAGGGTGGCAATGACCAGGCAAGGGAAGGCCTGAAGGAGGCGAGGGAGGGAGCCGTGAAGGGGGCCTCCTTGCGGCTCCGGCTCCGAGAGACAAAGGGCACTCTCATTTAAAAAGGGAGGTGGTGAGGAAGCAGGGAAGAAGAAGGCTTCTGAGTAAGAGAATATTCATTTGAGGTCCAAAGAGGAGTAAGAGTTAGGAGGCAGTGAGGCTGGTCAGAACATTCCAGAACAGAGAAGGCTACACACCAAACCCTGAGGTCGGCTACACACACATTCAGGAGGCCAACCGGTAGTCATCAGAGCCAAGGcatggaagagacagagagaggggaggaggtggaagcCAGTGGGGGCGCACCGGGGGGCCTTATAGACATGGGATGTTGTCTGAAGTGTGAGGGGCACCCTGGTGAACAGGAAGTGACCGAAAGGAACTGTGAGGCGGGTTTGGTAGCCCTGCAGAGAGGGGACTGCAGGGGGGCAGGAATGGAGGCCGGGAGGCCAACAGGGGGCGCAAGTTGGACTGGAGATCCTAGAGGCTTGGGCTAGGGAGCTGCGGAACTTGTGAAATGGGGAAAATCAGTAGGTGGAGCAGACtcgggggaagagcaggagctcAGATTGGGGAACACAACCCCGAGATGCTTGTGAAACAGCTGAGCAGAAATGTGGAGCAGACAGCTGGGGCTTGAGTTGGGCTGCCAAGATGCTCATGAAAGAGGGGGCAGCAAGGATGTCATGCAGGAGGCCGGGAGATGGTAGGACAGGGCCCCGGAACCCCGGCCCTCAGAAGCCAGGTAGGCACAGCACCCGATGAGGAGACTGGGAAGGAGCAGCCTGAGGGGTGGGAGGAAAATGAGGGGACTGATTTCACTGGACCCATGGAGAAGGGGGTCTCAAGATGGAATGAGTTGTCGCCTTTATCAAATGGGGTTGAAAAGTCCAAGCAAGACCAGGGTAGGAGAGCGTCTGATGGGTCTAGGAGTGTGCAGCTGCCACCGGAGGTGGCTACCAATGGGTGAACACAGAGGAAATAGACGTTGCCCTGTAGAGGAGCTCAGCTCCACAAGGGCCCAGAAAAAGGGAGAGGTTGCCAGAGGGATGTGGGGTTGCAGGAGGATCTCTTTGTCCCAAGAGGTATTGAAGCCAGGGTGTTCCACCATTAAAGTTCATACATATCCCTTGGAGAGCTTGCTTAAATTCCAGATTCCCGGGATGCACCCCTAGAAAGTCTGATACATTGGGTCTGTGGGTGGGCCTGGGAACCTGCATTTTCACCAGCCACCCACCCTGCACATGGCCTAGAGCCCGTGTGGAAGCAAGTGGTGGCAGGGAAGCCTTGAGGAAGGAGGGAGCTTTTGAGGCTAGAGGAGCCGGTGTACTGAGGGGAAGGCTGGTGCGGGGATCAGAGCCCCTGAGGAGATAAGGCGTAGTGTCTGTGTCATAAGTGGGCAGCTGGACCTTCTGTCGGATGGCTGCTGTCTTCTCTATGAAGACTGAGGTGAGGTACGAAGGAGACGGAGGTTTACGTAGAAGGGCGAGAGAACGCCAGTGTCCCTCTTTCTTACCACAGCCCTGGTGGGGAGGCTGGAAAGGATGATGGTTCTGACTttagagaggaggaaaagagcaAAAACGCGGTAGTCCGCCCCGCCAGTGAGTGGAGGAGCTGAGCGATGGTCTTCTCATgcctgtgttcattcattcatcccttgGGTCACCATCCCCCCAGGACCTACTGTACACAGGCCGTGGGCATTTAGAGATGGCGCTGAGGACCTCAGAGCCTAGTTAAGCTTACAGTTCTCCCCTGTGCACCTGGGGGTAAGGGAAAGCTCAGTATTTGGAACTCATCGGCAAGTAGGCCACCGATGAACCCATGGGCCTGTGTGGCATCATCTGGGGTGAGAGGAGAGATGAGTCCAGGACAGCCTTGAGGAATGCCAGAATTTATAAATCAGCTGGAGGATGGGAGCCTGGTAAGGAGACTGAGGAGCAGCTCAAGAGGTGGGAAGAAAGCCAGAAGTGTGTGAAGCGAGCTCCAGTGGGTGTGGGGAACCTGGCTCCTACAAGCAGAATAGAAAAGAACAGCTCAGCAGACAGGACTACAGGTAGCTTCAGCCCTCCTTCCAAGGCATACCAGTGCTGAAGAAGGACCCAAGTCCTCATGGCCTGCTCCACACCACAGCAGGATGACCCTTCTAAAACCTAAGTCTGATCGtgccaccacccacctccctgcAACCCCTCGGATGTTTTGTCTTCGCTCTACGGATCGAGTTAACGGTTTCCAACATGGCCAATCAGGGCCTGCAGGAACTGGCCCTTGCTGACCTCTCTCAGTTGCATCTCTTGTTGTACCTTCTTCCTAGATGGCCTTCCTGT encodes:
- the CSF1 gene encoding macrophage colony-stimulating factor 1 isoform X2, with the protein product MTARGAAGRCPPTTWLTPLLLLVCPLVRGSITEEASEHCSHMIGNGHLQFLQQLIDSQMETSCQIAFEFVDQEQLKDPVCYLTKAFFLMQDIMEDTMRFKDNTPNAYFIVKLQELTLRLKSCFTKDYEEQGKACVRTFYETPLQLLEKIKNVFNETKTLLKKDWNIFSKNCNDSFAKCSIQGHERQKERHSDPQLPRFTFHLLVPSIILVLLAVGGLLFYRRRWRSHREPQTVDSPMERPEGSPLTQDEDRQVELPV